Within Piliocolobus tephrosceles isolate RC106 chromosome 7, ASM277652v3, whole genome shotgun sequence, the genomic segment CATGGCCCAAAGGCCTCCAGTAGAAGAGTCTCTTCTCTCACAGCCAGTTCATAGTCTGCAAAAGACAGTTTCCCATCATGGTCATGATCCTAGGGGAATGAGAAACATGTTAGGCAACACCTAAAATGATTACTGCAAATACATGCTCTTTTCATAGTcaagagttaattttttaaaatgtgttaggctggggatggtggctcaggcctgtaatcatagcactttgggaggctaaggcagggtgattccttgaggccagaagtttgagaccatcctgggcaacatagtgagacctcatctatattagaaaaaaaattagctgggcatggtggtgtgcacctgtagtctcagatacttgggaggctgaggcaggaaaattgcttgagcccaagagtttgatgatacagtgaactgtgatcatgccactgcactccagtctgggcaacagagcgagaccctgtctcaaaaaaaaaaaaaaaaaaaaaNNNNNNNNNNNNNNNNNNNNNNNNNNNNNNNNNNNNNNNNNNNNNNNNNNNNNNNNNNNNNNNNNNNNNNNNNNNNNNNNNNNNNNNNNNNNNNNNNNNNaaaaaaaaaaaaaaaaaaaaaaaaaaaaaaaaaaaaaaagtgctagaaAAATAAGAGGTTGGGCGGTGAAATTGAAAAGAACTATTGATATTATAACGAGGAGCataatttatgtgttttatttaagcAAGCAGGGAacagaaaattattataatttaaattcttatttctaGCCCGTATCTGGCccacaaattttaataaaaaacttgACATTACCCATATTTACCATTTTCTTAAGAGTAATTTCAACCAAATCTTTAATTCCTTCATCAGGGTCTTCCTCAGATGGCTGTTTGAGAAGGCTGTTCTTCAACATGTGAAACATTTCCTCCTTTGAAATGAATCCGTCACCATTCAAATCAAACACttcaaaacaatcttttaaaaaaataacaaattttgaaTTTGATGCTATCAGTAAGGTAATATTTTCTCTGATAAAGTTTTCAGGGTCAAGTTCTATCTTGATGCTGTATCAACCCCACAGGTCTTCGTGCAGCCTGATTTCCATTGTAAGTGTCAATGTATACGAGGATATATACAAtaatctttagaaaatatttcctgaCTCTCAATTATGAAAAAGCATACCAAGGAACAGTAACTTGAATATCTTCACCTTGAAACTCTTGGAAAACTGATTGAAATATGGCTCATAAGCAGAGTTCATCAGAATTAACTGAGTTAATTAAGAATAAGAACACTAGAATCAATACTCTCTAGTTTTATGGTTACAATTCAAGTAAAATCTGTCAAATGCtcaatacataaatgtatatgtacataattAGCATGTGTAGTAATGCCTATGGAGTCTTCCTTGGCATAAATTACTCCTCGGAAtcacttgaattttctttttattaactttatttcatattttattgacTTGAATTCATTCCATAAAATAGGCCTGTGGGATTCAAACCAACTAGCCAGCCAACCAACAAACCCACTTTACTGTCTGGGTTGAAGGACACTGATTTAAGTGCTTTAGATATGTTATTCATAAAGTACAAACCAATAGGACAACCTGCAatcttacatttcattttttcttccaaagATCCTCGAAGAAATACTGATAATCCATGAATCCACTCCAATACATTTACACAGCCATCATTATCTTTATCAAAACCTCGGAATACTAAAGGGAAAGAGGTTAAATGGAACACCTGTCCTGCATGATAATTCTCAGTAAAGAATCTACGTTGGCATcactcacttttaaaattaagagaaCACTTCAGTTTGTACAGTCCAATATTCTCATTTGATGAAAGAGGAAACTAAGACATCATAATATCATGAAACTGTTTTATTaaacattcaattttaaaaatgtttttgtgggAACAAATACAGTTCTCAATGTCTAAGTATATTGATCATTAATTAATAATAAGTATGTTGCTATAAAATAAGTTGGTCATATTAATTAGATATGTTAAatatactaatataaataaaatactttatatttttgttactcAAGTCATTACTTGATGCATAGAATTATATCTTGTCATGGAAATATTTTCTGTGATGGAAAGAATTTAAATGTCCTTTTAAAACTattctatttattatatttattaagtagAAATCGAAATGTTTTAGGTTTTCTGATATAAGGTAAGAGAAAGGTAGTCAACATGACTTTGTCTTCTTcttaaatacacaaaacaaagCCGATATTACCTCCTTTCCTgtgatcttttcaaaattaaatttgtatattCCAATGACACTGGGAATGCAAAACACTAAGCTTCCTACCAAGAGGATATCCAAgcaccaaactttttttttttttttccagttatggCTGGATTTGGCTAATTTGAATCTTGCGTGTCTCTTACCTCTGTccataatcatgtcatctgtcaTTCCAAATGTCACATGCAGGATGTTTCGAAATGCATTACGATCCAGTCCAATAACCAGACCTTGCCTCTCTACTGCTCCCACCAAGCTATAAAAAAGCTTTATAAGACAGTTCACTTCAAATTTATtaactgaaagaataaaatagacataaCAAAAATGAATCTTTAATCGTTAAGTTCTAACTTAAATTTTGCAATAAGTTTACAGACAAACAACATCAAAGACATCAAATAGGTAATTGTCAATAGAAGACTTTCCTGTTTTGAGATTAATGACCCTTAACTTAATAGAAATTAAAGAATTAGCATACCCTCCAAACAGGAATTCTCATGTTtagggaaaaaatatgaaaatgttagcCAAGTTACTGGAATAATGATAGTGGTGTCAGATTCTAAACTCTACAAGGCTGGTAGAAATATGACTCAAAATAAGAATGGTAAGATTAAAAAATGGTAACTTTTTCTCGGTATTTTTACTATGGCATTCATGAGATTTACAACTTCTTTTCCCCGGGAATAGATGTCAGCTTCATGAGAACTAGGTAACgattttcatttcactttagGCTTCATGAATTCATAAGCCAGATTTTGGAAACTAGAGTCACCAGTTTTCCAATAAAAAAGCTTTAAAGCATATTTTAGCACCCAATATGGCTCTTTTGAGGATTATGTAAAAATTGACATGCAAGTATTCAGTAATAGTTTGGAGGaaggacatttttatttaaaggatatatacacacaaagataCTTGCTCATACACATTATTGTACAAAGGACCATGGTTATAAATACCGAGTTAATTATTTGTGTTCCAATGCCCGTTTGAGAATGTAGGTGGAAGGGTTATTGCCTGGTCTTGATAATATAAAAGCCCAAATACCAAGTATGGGAGGAAGTTGGGGAAAATTTATTTGGAAACCAGACAAAACTATGATTGAGCATTTTAACAAACAAGGACAAAACCTGCGTGTGTATAACAGAAGACAGCATCTAGGAATGGAAAAATCACACCTCATCCTAGAGGTCAGTACAGGCTTTTGTGAGATATCTGGTTTGGAGAACCACATTTAAAGAGAAACACTAAAAACTTTGGGAAAAAAGATTCAGCAAATAAACAGTAGGAAACAATATAAtggttatgattttaaaaacaactgtTAGTCACTGGAAAGCAGTATGATGGCgcttcataaaaattaaacacaattaTTGTATGATCCAGGAATTCTACTTCTAAATACATACTcagaagaactgaaagcaggaacCTGTACAACAATGTTCATAGTGtcattattcacaacagtcaaaagACAGATGCAAGAGTCCATCAATGGAGGAATGGATAGACAAAATGTGGCGTATTCatacaatgaagtattattcaaccttaaaaaggaggaaaattctgacacatagaTGAACATTTATGGACATTGCACTAAGTCAAATAAGTCAGGCACGAAAggacacatattgtatgattcctcGTATATGAGGTACTTAGTCAGAtttatagagacaaagtagaatggtagttgccaggggctaggaTGAGGAGGGAATGGTGAGTTAATATTTAATGGGTAGAGTTTCCATTGGGGacgatgaaaaagttctggaggtggatttaagcacttaaaatggttaaaatagtaaatttcatGTTACATGTAAccgcatatacacacacacaaacctctTAAAAAGCAAGAGCTGTTAGTGGTTGGGGAAGAAAAGCCTGCATGAAGAATGATGTACTCTGTTCATGTATATAAAATGGTAGCAGAGGGGATGTTGGTTAGCCATTTTTCCATCTcagctgaaataaaaattttaaaaagttagtttaTTACCCAAAGGATCAAATATTAGCcataagaaaacttttattgctaaacatttcttaaattctagaatacaatattaaatgaaactgaagaaaattCAAGAACAGATTTTCATCTTCTTGGAATGCTCTAAATGTGTCCTGCAGAACATATCTGTAGAATGGTGCATGAACCAGATGCTCTCTTAAGATCTTTCACTCTTCTTTGGTTTTACAAAATGTATCCATTGACTCTTGATAGCTTTATTGTCttgcaactaaaacaaaatttaactttAGGGGAAAGTTcttctgttaaataaaatttaaacttattATAATGTCCATGACTTATAACTGTTTCTATAGACTTTAATAATCATCTAAGTTTGTAAgactcattaaaatttttttagtaaacaaaaaaatcaagagtAGACTTTTTCctgccatatttttatttatctttaaaaatatacactcaCCTTTTGATTGTTTACAGAACGATTGTTTGCAATGCATTCAAACTTACTGAACAGAGACTAAATCAAATTCAAACTTATGGAAAGGGACAAAATCAGTATTGTGTATACCAGCTATTGCAttgtttttgaatatttatcaaaaatgttTACTAGATGTTTACTAGAAGAATACCTATTCTTCTCCCAGAAATGAAagtgttttaagaaaaacaataacagaaCAAAACTCTCATCAGAGTATAGTAGTCATAATAATACCTTAAATTACAGGAtttttttcctaaacattttAAGATGCTTACACATACCATAACATTCATTTATGTCACCATCCCACTAAGAGAGCATTTCTTACCAGGTATTAAATCAGATACTAATGATAATTAGAATGCACTAGATCTTATGATCTCTAAAACTATGTCAACATGTTTATTCCTTCTTCTTTGAGCAACGCAGATATTTGGGGAATTGTTGCTTCTGTTTCTTCAAGTGACCAGTAGTTTTGCAATCAATACACAACTTCTAAGTTTGCTCGACAGGCAATATCTTCCTCATCTAAACCATACCCACGGTTTCCTTGCTCAAGTGCAATTATGTTTTTCAGTCTGAATATAAACTCAAAGTTTCCTATGAAATTCCAGGACCACTCTTTCAAATGCGAGATTAGAGCAGGTGCCTTCAAATAGGGCTCATCTTGTCACCTGCAAAGTCTCCTTTATCTTTCAACACTCGGGGCCACTGGAAAGTGGAAGTCTAAAGTTGGGAATCCATTCTTTACCGCGTGTTTAGTTGTGCTGAACTCTGGTTTCCAAACAAATCTTGTTCTGAGGCACAGATGAGATGACACAACTAACATCTCCTAAAGATGTTGAGAAGTTGAGCACCGTTTTCTCCTATGGGTCTCTTGGTAAGCTTCCAGAACTTGTACCTGCGGGTGTATATGCGAGCTAGAAAGCAGGGTGAGTGCACGCTGGTGGNNNNNNNNNNTAACATCACATGTTTCTATCAGGTAAAATAAGAGGCTTGGAGAAGCAAGT encodes:
- the EFCAB1 gene encoding EF-hand calcium-binding domain-containing protein 1 isoform X1; translation: MNRKKLQKLTDTLAKNCKHFNKFEVNCLIKLFYSLVGAVERQGLVIGLDRNAFRNILHVTFGMTDDMIMDRVFRGFDKDNDGCVNVLEWIHGLSVFLRGSLEEKMKYCFEVFDLNGDGFISKEEMFHMLKNSLLKQPSEEDPDEGIKDLVEITLKKMDHDHDGKLSFADYELAVREETLLLEAFGPCLPDPKSQMEFEAQVFKDPNEFNDM
- the EFCAB1 gene encoding EF-hand calcium-binding domain-containing protein 1 isoform X2; translated protein: MNRKKLQKLTDTLAKNCKHLFRGFDKDNDGCVNVLEWIHGLSVFLRGSLEEKMKYCFEVFDLNGDGFISKEEMFHMLKNSLLKQPSEEDPDEGIKDLVEITLKKMDHDHDGKLSFADYELAVREETLLLEAFGPCLPDPKSQMEFEAQVFKDPNEFNDM